The sequence TGATACCATAACCATCCAAAATACCTGACGACTATTTTTTGAGTATCGACTCATATCTGGCGTAATAAGAGTGGCAACGATACATCCTCCCATGATTAAAGTAATTGCAGAAGATAAGGTTATCGTTTCACCACTAGGAACTGACTGAATCAAATCCATCATATTATGATGCTCAAGAATTCCTGCTGAGATAAATAAAATCACGATGACAAAAAAAGGAACCGCAATCCAAGCAGTAAATCGTAATGCTTTAAAACCAAAAGCAACTAAGATCGTCAAAAATAAACCAGATAATGTAGCTGACCATTCAAAGCCTAATTTATTGCCTAAAGCATAATTAAGTCCTTTAGCAAAGACAGCATTTTGTACTCCAAACCAACCGACCAAGCTAATGGCTATTGTAAGGCTGACCAAAACTGAACCAATACGCCCAAAACCACACCATCTGGCTAAAAGACTACTGGATAACCCTTCTTTCATTCCCGCAAAGCCTAAAGCAAAGGTAATAACGCCAAAAATAATACTACTAATGAAAATAGCTAAAAAAGCGTCAGTTAAAGTCATTGAATTACCTAGTACTGCGCCTAGCATAAATTGATCTAACGCAGTTAACATTCCAGCATGAACTAATGTAACACTCAGAAATGATAAACGTATATTAGTGGGAACACGACTTGTTGGATAGTTATCTATTAAGTTCATATAATTAATTCACTTTGTTATGAAAAGAACACCTGGAGTTAAAAAACGTTCAGGTATAAAGTTATCAAGAGAATAAGTTTTACAGTATTCAATAAGTTGTCTGGCTGAATTAACACCCGTTTTTTGATAAATAACCTGTAATTTATGATTTACTGTTATAGGTGAGAGGTTTAAATATTTCGCTATTTCTTTACTACCGAGTCTTTGTTGAAGCAAAAATATTATTTCAAGTTCTCGTTTGGAAAAAAAACAGCTTTCTTGATAAGTTTTTAATATATTGACAGCTTTTTTTCATGATAGATCAATGGGTTTATATTAAGTATTTTTTTTGCATTCCATAAAATTGCAATACATTGTTTATCTTTATTTAAAATAGGTATTTTTTCACTGATATAAGGTATTAAGATTGGACTCCCATTCCAGTAATCTATTTCAATTACTCTCGTCGTAGAAGATTCAATTTTCGTTAATTCGTCATGTTCTTTAAACACCTGAAATAATTCACTCCAAGTAGTAGGAAATGCTTTATCCATTTTACCTTCGATAGAAAAATTTTTTGGTGTATTTGTGAAGAGACGAGCAGAATTATTCATATAAATATGTTCTGACTTTATACTTTTAATTCCCCAAGGTTCATCTAGATTTTCTACCATCGTAATAATTGAATCGATAATATTAATGGATTTATCATTGATATTATTGCTCATCAACACCTCTTAATAACTTAGGTAAATAATATCATATGTAATTTCATAAGGTGATAAGATGGATTTGAAAATAGTTTTTTTTCAAAAAATATTTAATTTTATAATCCTAAATTTTAACTTTCTTTCTCACATTAAAAAATAACATTAAGATTATTAAATCGAAATAGTCGTTCACAGCAAAATAATTTTTTTATTAAGTAATACATTCAATATCAATGCTTCTATTGGAAAGCTTTTATGCTATCGCAATAATAACTTGACAAGATTGCAGATGGATGAGGCTCTAAAGCAGCAATAAT is a genomic window of Arsenophonus apicola containing:
- a CDS encoding cytosine permease, whose protein sequence is MNLIDNYPTSRVPTNIRLSFLSVTLVHAGMLTALDQFMLGAVLGNSMTLTDAFLAIFISSIIFGVITFALGFAGMKEGLSSSLLARWCGFGRIGSVLVSLTIAISLVGWFGVQNAVFAKGLNYALGNKLGFEWSATLSGLFLTILVAFGFKALRFTAWIAVPFFVIVILFISAGILEHHNMMDLIQSVPSGETITLSSAITLIMGGCIVATLITPDMSRYSKNSRQVFWMVMVSIILGEFVINGLAILLARAQNTADVVTIMTQTAGGIGLLVVIFSTLRVNDINLYSSSLSIANSISILTGKKVNYTILTLSIGIIGTTLSVLGILDRFVGFLTILGVIFPPIVGVMLTDYFIIKTHRNILKETLQGEKIPANKDTPLIGWNAVFACVIASILGITVETGIPTVNSLLAASIIYGLLSIIKR
- a CDS encoding helix-turn-helix transcriptional regulator, which translates into the protein MLQQRLGSKEIAKYLNLSPITVNHKLQVIYQKTGVNSARQLIEYCKTYSLDNFIPERFLTPGVLFITK